The Oxalobacteraceae bacterium OTU3CINTB1 genome includes a window with the following:
- a CDS encoding PEP-CTERM sorting domain-containing protein, translated as MNYYKPAAAALLAATLATPFGALAAPVVGLDPTGTGTYTTYADLWTNITDTAVVTGFVPGATVGGPGGIAPYVTELHTQTVIGTMSNSNAGAIVTPAGLNTSFEMTKIVRFEELVTSQNATTATFGLAPSQSAAMDVDPTRAGVQNFAVFFDRITPGGASQAVPGNGVDTVRCYGAGVTGGAANGCGGGAGDPDGDGIMVLSGHLVFNTASFVASGAVGTGSFDTRFVIDYVDPAYLDVVTGSVFRDRFTGTTNVPTFFTPTSMWDGATPTTVPFLKVDSSQSFAAVPEPGTVAIIGLGLAGLALSKRRKTNAAC; from the coding sequence ATGAACTATTACAAACCCGCCGCCGCCGCCCTCCTCGCCGCCACGCTGGCAACACCGTTCGGCGCGCTCGCCGCCCCCGTGGTCGGCCTCGACCCCACCGGCACCGGCACCTACACCACCTACGCCGACCTGTGGACCAACATCACCGACACCGCCGTGGTCACCGGCTTCGTTCCCGGCGCCACCGTCGGCGGCCCCGGCGGCATCGCGCCGTACGTGACCGAGCTGCACACGCAGACCGTCATCGGCACCATGAGCAACAGCAATGCCGGCGCCATCGTCACCCCGGCCGGCCTCAACACCAGCTTCGAGATGACCAAGATCGTGCGCTTCGAGGAACTGGTCACGTCGCAAAACGCGACCACCGCCACCTTCGGGTTGGCGCCCAGCCAGTCGGCGGCGATGGACGTCGATCCCACCCGCGCCGGCGTGCAGAACTTCGCCGTGTTCTTCGACCGCATCACCCCGGGCGGCGCCAGCCAGGCCGTGCCCGGCAACGGCGTCGACACGGTGCGCTGCTACGGCGCCGGCGTCACCGGTGGCGCCGCCAACGGTTGCGGCGGCGGCGCGGGCGACCCGGACGGCGACGGCATCATGGTCCTGTCGGGCCACCTGGTCTTCAACACCGCCAGCTTCGTCGCCAGCGGCGCCGTCGGCACCGGCTCGTTCGACACCCGCTTCGTGATCGATTATGTCGATCCCGCCTACCTCGACGTCGTCACCGGCTCGGTGTTCCGGGACCGCTTCACCGGCACCACCAATGTGCCGACATTCTTTACACCGACCTCGATGTGGGACGGCGCCACGCCAACCACCGTGCCGTTCCTGAAAGTGGACTCCTCGCAGTCCTTCGCCGCCGTGCCGGAACCCGGCACCGTGGCCATCATCGGGCTGGGCCTGGCCGGACTGGCACTGAGCAAACGCCGCAAAACCAACGCTGCTTGCTGA
- a CDS encoding nitroreductase family protein → MSKMEQHLDSTLEQILELARWAPSGDNTQPWRFEILDARRLIVHGRDTRDHCVYDLDGHPSQISLGALLETMAVAASTFGLEMQAARRPEAPEARPTFIIDFVPAPQREADPLADVILVRSVQRRPLNRRPLTPAEKTALAAALPPGFGVSWLEGRQRTAAARLMYRNAKLRLTMPEAHQVHQAVIEWNARYSEDRMPDQALGVDAVTARLMRWIMRDWRRVEFFNTWLAGTVAPRLQMDLIPGLACAAHFVLTAQRRPQRVDDYVAAGRAMQRFWLTATALGLQLQPELTPLIFSRYVREGRVFSGTPGMQQRAADLARQGEQLVGRQAWETAVFMGRIGAGEPAAARSIRKPLSELLIGPSAGSR, encoded by the coding sequence ATGAGCAAGATGGAACAACACTTGGATTCCACGCTGGAACAGATCCTCGAGCTGGCGCGCTGGGCGCCCAGCGGCGACAACACCCAGCCGTGGCGCTTCGAGATCCTCGACGCGCGCCGCCTGATCGTGCATGGCCGCGACACGCGCGACCACTGCGTCTACGACCTGGACGGCCACCCCAGCCAGATTTCGCTGGGCGCGCTGCTGGAAACGATGGCCGTTGCCGCCAGCACCTTCGGCCTCGAGATGCAAGCGGCGCGCCGGCCGGAGGCGCCCGAGGCGCGCCCCACCTTCATCATCGACTTCGTGCCGGCGCCGCAGCGCGAAGCCGATCCGCTGGCCGACGTCATCCTGGTGCGCAGCGTGCAGCGCCGCCCGCTGAACCGGCGTCCGCTGACGCCGGCCGAGAAGACCGCGCTGGCCGCCGCCCTGCCGCCGGGCTTCGGCGTGAGCTGGCTCGAAGGCCGCCAGCGCACGGCGGCGGCGCGTTTGATGTACCGCAACGCAAAGCTGCGGTTGACGATGCCGGAGGCGCACCAGGTGCACCAGGCCGTCATCGAATGGAACGCCCGCTACAGCGAGGACCGCATGCCGGACCAGGCGCTGGGCGTGGACGCGGTGACCGCCAGGCTGATGCGCTGGATCATGCGCGACTGGCGCCGCGTGGAATTTTTCAACACGTGGCTGGCGGGCACGGTGGCGCCGCGCCTGCAGATGGACCTGATCCCCGGCCTGGCCTGCGCCGCCCACTTCGTGCTGACGGCGCAGCGCCGCCCGCAGCGCGTCGACGATTACGTCGCGGCGGGCCGGGCCATGCAGCGCTTCTGGCTGACGGCCACGGCGCTTGGCCTGCAACTGCAGCCGGAGCTGACGCCGCTGATCTTTTCCCGCTACGTGCGCGAGGGCCGGGTGTTTTCCGGCACGCCGGGCATGCAGCAGCGCGCGGCCGACCTGGCCCGACAGGGCGAGCAGCTGGTCGGCCGGCAGGCGTGGGAGACGGCCGTGTTCATGGGCCGCATCGGCGCCGGCGAGCCGGCCGCGGCGCGCTCGATCCGCAAGCCGCTGAGCGAACTGCTAATCGGCCCGTCGGCGGGGAGCCGCTGA
- a CDS encoding cache domain-containing protein, translating into MKLRQKVIFLAITPLILALCAIALAVRHQSVLLAQQQRDTIQQAYLSSKEAELKHYVALASHSISHLYHSGRNDPATLEEAKRILSSLSYGDDGYFFLYDMNGNTLMHPRQPELVGKNLFELRDALGRPTIQNLLQRAKAGGGLERYMWIKPSTRKPVAKLGYVIAMPNWGWMMGTGIYLDDVDRALAKIDIQQSGNIHNTMLWIAAIAIAASVTVASSGLALNISEFRVADAKLKVLAQRVVESQEEERARLSRDLHDGISQWLVSIKLQIEAGMIRLSSDKPEQRQAAHAVFEHAAGQLSNVMGEVRRISHNLRPAILDDLGLAAALHHLGQEYTLSSGTPVRFEASGITDGLADVANTVLFRIAQEALTNIERHAGASAIEIGLTGDGKGVNLRISDDGVGFDAEGIALHPKHGIGLRNMMERMDAIGGRFEIVSSSDGTVLSAYAANNS; encoded by the coding sequence ATGAAGTTGCGGCAAAAAGTCATATTCCTGGCCATCACGCCGCTGATCCTGGCGCTGTGCGCGATCGCGCTGGCGGTACGGCACCAGTCGGTGTTGCTGGCGCAGCAGCAGCGCGACACCATCCAGCAAGCGTATCTCAGCAGCAAGGAGGCCGAGCTCAAGCATTATGTCGCGCTGGCTTCGCATTCGATCTCGCACCTGTATCATTCCGGCCGCAACGATCCGGCGACCCTGGAGGAGGCCAAGCGCATCCTGTCGTCGCTGAGCTACGGCGACGACGGTTATTTCTTTCTGTACGATATGAACGGCAACACCCTGATGCATCCGCGCCAGCCCGAGCTGGTGGGCAAGAATTTGTTCGAGCTGCGCGACGCGCTGGGGCGGCCGACGATCCAGAACCTGCTGCAACGGGCCAAGGCCGGAGGCGGGCTGGAGCGCTACATGTGGATCAAGCCGTCGACCCGCAAGCCGGTCGCCAAGCTCGGCTACGTGATCGCGATGCCGAACTGGGGCTGGATGATGGGCACCGGCATCTATCTCGACGACGTCGACCGCGCGCTGGCCAAGATCGACATCCAACAATCGGGCAACATCCACAACACCATGCTGTGGATCGCCGCCATCGCCATCGCCGCCTCGGTGACGGTGGCCAGCAGCGGGCTGGCGCTTAACATCAGCGAGTTCCGCGTCGCCGACGCCAAGCTCAAGGTGCTGGCGCAGCGGGTGGTCGAATCGCAGGAGGAGGAGCGGGCGCGGCTCTCGCGCGACTTACACGACGGTATCAGCCAGTGGCTGGTGTCGATCAAATTGCAGATCGAGGCGGGGATGATCCGGTTGTCGTCGGACAAGCCGGAGCAGCGGCAGGCCGCGCACGCGGTGTTCGAGCACGCGGCGGGGCAGCTGAGCAATGTGATGGGCGAGGTGCGGCGCATCTCGCACAATCTGCGCCCGGCCATCCTCGACGATTTGGGGCTGGCGGCGGCGCTGCACCATCTGGGGCAGGAATACACGCTCAGCAGCGGCACGCCGGTACGCTTCGAGGCCAGCGGCATCACCGACGGCTTGGCCGACGTCGCCAACACCGTGCTGTTCCGCATCGCCCAGGAGGCGCTGACCAACATCGAGCGCCACGCCGGCGCCAGCGCCATCGAGATCGGCCTGACCGGCGACGGCAAGGGCGTGAACTTGCGCATCAGCGACGACGGCGTCGGCTTCGACGCCGAGGGCATCGCGCTGCATCCCAAGCACGGCATCGGTCTGCGCAACATGATGGAGCGCATGGACGCCATCGGCGGGCGTTTCGAGATCGTCTCCTCGTCGGACGGCACGGTGCTGAGCGCCTACGCCGCCAACAATAGCTGA
- a CDS encoding acyltransferase, with product MRAIKPLQIAVFLGLLAVILALGVGATALLLGGLPLGDFRGVALLLAAVLLTYLAAFAVYRGFLLVMPLREGEVAENSRHELAANVNILFYLLLFNSLIRTHFIPVPVARLIYLALGARLGANTYSAGALLDPPLTRIGSNTIIGHDAVIFAHVIEGSRLELKAVVIGDTVTIGAKAVVMAGVRIGDHAIVSAGAVVTKDTHIGAGEIWGGIPARKIKAASTLKASGLS from the coding sequence ATGCGCGCCATCAAACCGTTGCAGATCGCCGTCTTCCTAGGCTTGCTGGCCGTGATCCTGGCGCTGGGCGTGGGCGCCACCGCGCTGCTGCTGGGCGGCTTGCCGCTGGGCGATTTTCGCGGCGTGGCGCTGCTGCTGGCGGCGGTGCTGCTGACCTACCTGGCGGCCTTTGCCGTGTACCGCGGCTTCCTGTTGGTCATGCCGCTGCGCGAGGGCGAGGTGGCCGAGAACTCGCGCCACGAACTGGCCGCCAACGTCAACATCCTGTTCTACCTGTTGCTCTTCAATTCGCTGATCCGCACGCACTTCATCCCGGTGCCGGTGGCGCGGCTGATCTACCTCGCGCTCGGCGCCAGGCTGGGCGCCAACACCTACAGCGCCGGCGCCCTGCTCGATCCGCCGCTCACGCGCATCGGCAGCAACACCATCATCGGCCACGACGCGGTGATCTTCGCGCACGTGATCGAAGGCAGCCGGCTGGAACTGAAAGCGGTCGTCATCGGCGACACCGTCACCATCGGCGCCAAGGCGGTGGTGATGGCGGGTGTGCGCATCGGCGACCACGCCATCGTTTCGGCCGGCGCGGTGGTGACCAAGGACACCCACATCGGCGCCGGCGAAATCTGGGGCGGCATTCCGGCGCGCAAAATCAAAGCGGCCTCGACACTCAAAGCAAGCGGGCTAAGCTAG
- a CDS encoding ThiF family adenylyltransferase: MAQTFSYHHAFARNLGWVTPAEQSLLKDKRIAIAGLGGVGGFHLLTLARLGVGAFHIADFDTFDIANFNRQIGANMSTLGLPKVEVLEAMARDINPELQITSFPTGVDDVNMRRFFKGVDLYVDGLDFFAFGARQATFAACARLGIPAITAAPLGMGTAVLNFMPGEMTFEQYFGWGDLPDDEKALRFLVGLAPAGLHGRYLVDPSSINLKEKRGPSTIMGCELCAGAAATEALKIMLNRGEILAAPRGYQYDGYRNKLVRTWRPGGHRHPLQRLAMLLARRRRPGDQS, translated from the coding sequence ATGGCACAGACCTTCTCTTACCACCACGCCTTCGCGCGCAATCTCGGCTGGGTGACGCCGGCCGAACAGTCGCTGCTCAAGGACAAGCGCATCGCCATCGCCGGGCTGGGCGGCGTGGGTGGCTTTCATCTGCTGACCTTGGCGCGGCTGGGCGTGGGCGCGTTCCACATCGCCGATTTCGACACCTTCGACATCGCCAACTTCAACCGCCAGATCGGCGCCAACATGTCGACCCTGGGCTTGCCCAAGGTCGAGGTGCTGGAGGCGATGGCGCGCGATATCAATCCGGAATTGCAGATCACCAGCTTTCCCACCGGCGTGGACGACGTCAACATGCGCCGGTTCTTCAAGGGCGTCGACCTGTATGTCGACGGCCTGGACTTCTTCGCCTTCGGCGCGCGCCAGGCCACCTTCGCCGCCTGCGCCAGGCTCGGCATTCCGGCGATCACGGCCGCGCCGCTGGGCATGGGCACGGCCGTGCTCAATTTCATGCCGGGGGAGATGACGTTCGAGCAGTACTTCGGCTGGGGCGACCTGCCGGACGACGAGAAGGCGCTGCGCTTCCTGGTCGGGCTGGCGCCGGCCGGACTGCACGGGCGCTACCTGGTCGATCCGTCCAGCATCAATTTGAAGGAGAAGCGCGGTCCCTCCACCATCATGGGCTGCGAGTTGTGCGCCGGCGCCGCCGCCACCGAGGCGCTCAAGATCATGCTCAACCGCGGCGAGATATTGGCCGCGCCGCGCGGCTATCAATACGACGGCTATCGCAACAAGCTAGTGCGCACCTGGCGTCCCGGCGGCCACCGCCACCCGCTGCAACGGCTGGCGATGCTGCTGGCCAGGCGGCGCCGTCCCGGAGACCAATCATGA
- a CDS encoding carbon starvation protein A, producing the protein MKSLPTRTPQTLASKLGWAALALCGAAALGVVALKRGESVSAIWIVIAAVCVYLIAYRYYSLYIADKVLGLDDKRMTPAAKLNDGLDYVPTNKYVLFGHHFAAIAGAGPLVGPVLAAQMGYLPGMLWILAGVVFAGAVQDFIVLFISMRRDGRSLGDLIKSELGQIPGMIALLGTFMIMVIILAVLALIVVKALTGSPWGSFTVMMTIPIALFMGVYSRYIRVGRIGEVSIIGFVLLMAAIFGGQYVQENPALAPMFNFTGTELTWMLIGYGFVASVLPVWLLLAPRDYLSTFLKIGTIVGLALGILFVAPYLKMPAFTQFIDGTGPVWSGSMFPFLFITIACGAVSGFHALISSGTTPKMIENESHARFIGYGAMLMESFVAIMALVAASTIEPGIYFAMNSPAALIGTTAESAAHAISQWGFYVTPEMLTQTAKDVGEHSIISRAGGAPTLAVGMAHILSNVIGGQAMMAFWYHFAILFEALFILTAVDAGTRAGRFMLQDLLGAFLPSMKKTENVFANLTATALCVAAWGYFLYQGVVDPLGGINTLWPLFGIANQMLAAIALMLGTCVLFKMKRGKFAWVTIVPTIWLLLCTLTAGWQKIFDANPKIGFLSHAAKYQAALDEGKLLAPAKSVAQMHQIVFNDYLDASLAGFFVIVVLSVLVFGIRTVMVARANSKPTAMESPMVLAPKVQ; encoded by the coding sequence ATGAAATCACTACCCACTCGTACACCCCAGACCCTGGCCAGCAAGCTCGGCTGGGCGGCGCTGGCCCTGTGCGGCGCCGCCGCGCTGGGCGTGGTGGCGCTCAAGCGCGGCGAGTCCGTCAGCGCGATCTGGATCGTCATCGCCGCCGTCTGCGTCTATCTGATCGCCTACCGCTATTACAGCCTGTACATCGCCGACAAGGTGCTGGGGCTCGACGACAAGCGCATGACGCCGGCCGCCAAGCTGAACGACGGCCTCGACTACGTGCCGACCAATAAATACGTGCTGTTCGGCCACCACTTCGCCGCCATCGCCGGCGCCGGTCCGCTGGTCGGCCCGGTGCTGGCCGCGCAGATGGGCTATCTGCCCGGCATGCTGTGGATCCTGGCCGGCGTGGTGTTCGCCGGCGCCGTGCAGGATTTCATCGTGCTGTTCATCTCGATGCGGCGCGACGGCCGCTCGCTGGGCGACCTGATCAAATCCGAGCTGGGCCAGATCCCCGGCATGATCGCGCTGTTGGGAACCTTCATGATCATGGTCATCATCCTGGCGGTGCTGGCGCTGATCGTGGTCAAGGCGCTGACCGGCTCGCCGTGGGGCAGCTTCACCGTCATGATGACGATCCCGATCGCGCTGTTCATGGGCGTGTATTCGCGCTACATCCGCGTCGGCCGCATCGGCGAGGTGTCGATCATCGGCTTCGTGCTGCTGATGGCGGCCATCTTCGGCGGCCAGTACGTGCAGGAAAATCCGGCGCTGGCGCCGATGTTCAACTTCACCGGCACCGAGCTGACCTGGATGCTGATCGGCTACGGCTTCGTCGCCTCGGTGCTGCCGGTGTGGCTGCTGCTGGCGCCGCGCGACTACCTGTCGACCTTCCTCAAGATCGGTACCATCGTCGGCCTGGCGCTGGGCATCCTGTTTGTCGCGCCCTACCTGAAAATGCCGGCGTTCACCCAATTCATCGACGGCACCGGCCCGGTGTGGTCGGGCTCGATGTTCCCCTTCCTGTTCATCACCATCGCCTGCGGCGCCGTGTCCGGCTTCCACGCGCTGATCTCGTCGGGCACCACGCCCAAGATGATCGAGAATGAAAGCCACGCCCGCTTCATCGGCTACGGCGCCATGCTGATGGAATCGTTCGTCGCCATCATGGCGCTGGTGGCCGCCTCGACCATCGAGCCGGGCATCTACTTCGCCATGAACTCTCCGGCCGCGCTGATCGGCACCACGGCCGAGTCCGCCGCTCACGCGATCTCGCAGTGGGGCTTTTATGTCACGCCGGAAATGCTGACCCAGACCGCCAAGGATGTCGGCGAGCACAGCATCATCTCGCGCGCCGGCGGCGCCCCGACCCTGGCGGTGGGCATGGCCCACATCCTGTCGAACGTCATCGGCGGCCAGGCCATGATGGCCTTCTGGTACCACTTCGCCATCCTGTTCGAGGCGCTGTTCATCCTCACCGCCGTCGACGCCGGCACCCGCGCCGGCCGCTTCATGCTGCAGGATTTGCTGGGCGCCTTCCTGCCGTCGATGAAAAAGACCGAGAACGTGTTCGCCAACCTGACCGCGACCGCGCTGTGCGTGGCGGCCTGGGGCTACTTCCTGTACCAGGGCGTGGTCGATCCGCTGGGCGGCATCAACACCTTGTGGCCGCTGTTCGGCATCGCCAACCAGATGCTGGCGGCGATCGCGCTGATGCTGGGCACCTGCGTGCTGTTCAAGATGAAGCGCGGCAAGTTCGCCTGGGTCACCATCGTGCCGACCATCTGGCTGCTGCTGTGCACCCTGACGGCCGGCTGGCAGAAGATCTTCGACGCCAATCCGAAAATCGGTTTCCTGTCGCACGCGGCCAAGTACCAGGCCGCACTTGACGAAGGCAAGCTGCTGGCGCCGGCCAAGTCGGTGGCGCAGATGCACCAGATCGTGTTCAACGATTACCTGGACGCGTCGCTGGCCGGATTCTTCGTCATCGTCGTGCTCAGCGTGCTGGTGTTCGGCATCCGCACCGTGATGGTCGCGCGCGCCAACAGCAAGCCGACCGCCATGGAAAGCCCGATGGTGCTGGCGCCCAAGGTGCAATGA
- a CDS encoding YbdD/YjiX family protein gives MLGDIAKAGRYLGQSMRLMMGLPDYDTYVSHREATHPDEPMMTYEEFFRERQEARYGGAGKRGGCC, from the coding sequence ATGTTGGGCGACATCGCCAAGGCGGGCCGCTATCTCGGGCAAAGCATGCGCCTGATGATGGGCCTGCCGGACTACGACACCTATGTCAGCCATCGCGAAGCCACCCATCCCGATGAGCCGATGATGACGTACGAGGAATTCTTCCGCGAGCGCCAGGAGGCGCGCTACGGCGGCGCCGGCAAGCGCGGCGGTTGTTGTTGA
- a CDS encoding response regulator transcription factor: protein MTSTIKILLVDDHPLVRDGLRARLEAMPQFEVVAEAGGAAEALEQAAQCTVDLVLMDINMRGTNGIEATAQFKQAFPRIAVLILSMHDKLEYVSQAIQAGARGYVLKDAPGKDIVVAIETVMSGGIYYSAALARQLAQPQNQDNQLTSREHEVLRHIANGESNKQIARALDLSVRTVETHRLNIKRKLGIEGQAELIRFAVQHAQ, encoded by the coding sequence ATGACCTCTACAATCAAAATCCTGCTGGTCGACGACCACCCCCTGGTGCGCGACGGCCTGCGCGCGCGGCTTGAGGCGATGCCGCAGTTCGAGGTGGTGGCCGAGGCCGGCGGCGCGGCCGAGGCGCTGGAGCAGGCGGCCCAGTGCACGGTCGACCTGGTGCTGATGGATATCAATATGCGCGGCACCAACGGCATCGAGGCGACCGCCCAGTTCAAGCAGGCGTTCCCGCGCATTGCCGTGCTGATCCTGTCGATGCACGACAAGCTGGAATATGTGTCGCAGGCGATCCAGGCGGGCGCGCGCGGCTACGTGCTCAAGGACGCGCCCGGCAAGGACATTGTCGTCGCCATCGAGACCGTCATGTCCGGCGGCATTTATTACAGCGCCGCGCTGGCGCGCCAGCTGGCGCAGCCGCAGAACCAGGACAACCAGCTGACCTCGCGCGAACACGAGGTGTTGCGCCACATCGCCAACGGCGAATCGAACAAGCAGATCGCCCGCGCGCTCGACCTCAGCGTGCGCACCGTCGAAACCCACCGGCTGAACATCAAGCGCAAGCTGGGCATCGAAGGGCAGGCCGAATTGATCCGTTTCGCCGTCCAGCACGCGCAATGA